The Patescibacteria group bacterium genome includes a window with the following:
- a CDS encoding desulfoferrodoxin, protein MAVKNLNEVYKCSICGNIVEVVHVGGGVLVCCGQDMILQAENSVDAAQEKHVPVVEKTETGAKVKIGVVPHPMEETHYIEWIEIIIDGRIDRQYLKPGDAPEAEFNRTGTNITARAYCNLHGLWKN, encoded by the coding sequence ATGGCAGTCAAAAATTTAAACGAAGTTTATAAATGTTCGATTTGCGGCAATATTGTAGAAGTCGTTCATGTCGGCGGGGGAGTGTTGGTTTGTTGCGGTCAAGACATGATTCTGCAGGCGGAAAATTCCGTTGATGCCGCCCAGGAGAAACACGTGCCGGTGGTTGAGAAGACTGAAACAGGAGCAAAAGTCAAAATCGGCGTCGTGCCTCATCCCATGGAGGAGACGCATTATATTGAGTGGATTGAGATTATTATTGACGGTCGGATTGATCGCCAGTATTTGAAGCCGGGCGATGCTCCCGAGGCCGAGTTTAATCGTACCGGAACTAATATCACGGCCCGCGCTTATTGCAATTTGCACGGCTTGTGGAAAAATTAA
- a CDS encoding CxxC-x17-CxxC domain-containing protein yields the protein MPGLNDNVTIFGETNYRNARRSFGIKRDDRRRHMYVIGKTGMGKTTLLENLIISDILNGEGCCYIDPHGDTAEKLLDFIPPHRINDVIYLNPADAEFPIAFNVLEAVDEINKNFVASGLISVFKKLWADSWGPRLEYILRNTILSLLDYPGSTLLGIMRILVEKDYREKVVVKIKDPVVRSFWVNEYSKWNEKTLQEVISPIQNKVGQFLSNFLIRNIVGQVTSTIDLREIMDNKKILILNLAKGKIGEDTMKLLGSMIVTKLYLAAMSRVDILEKDRPDFYLYVDEFQNFATESFANILSEARKYRLNLIVAHQYIEQLPEEVAAAVFGNVGTLICFRVGASDAEKLVLEFAPFFTEEDLVNLPAFAVYLKLMIDGVSSDPFSAATLPPLFEEYRTNNSEKVTYVSRERYANPRSVVEDKINRWSSTDLSTRMGDIAAHAEKGDLRMGEVVPMKEPVAGPTISLSALGTGTLPPTPPRPMVWPRRDDRPIRRDDRSFSRDDRQDSRPPRRDDRSFSRRDDSSPRRDDRSDRSLSDDVKTARSESRQEQSNDRRVSESRNVSDRPERRDQGERREFGKFDAKCSMCGSMFKLNFQPEKGRPVYCNDCFKKVKDERRKPEPAREPAIKMLEQLVRHKDDDVPPLSLSSLEPRKPLIPPPDLSGGADSLTVGAGLPDNPPADEEVEEIYQTRQQR from the coding sequence ATGCCTGGACTAAATGATAATGTAACAATTTTCGGCGAAACCAACTACCGCAATGCGCGCAGGTCGTTTGGCATTAAACGTGATGATCGTCGCCGTCATATGTATGTCATCGGTAAAACCGGCATGGGAAAAACCACCCTGCTGGAGAATCTTATTATTTCCGATATTCTAAACGGCGAGGGTTGTTGCTATATTGACCCGCATGGTGATACGGCAGAGAAGCTGTTGGATTTTATTCCGCCACATCGCATTAATGACGTGATTTATCTTAATCCGGCCGATGCCGAGTTTCCTATCGCCTTTAATGTGCTGGAAGCGGTGGATGAAATCAATAAGAACTTCGTCGCTTCCGGCCTTATATCCGTTTTCAAGAAACTCTGGGCCGACTCTTGGGGCCCGCGTTTGGAATATATTCTGCGCAATACGATTTTGTCATTGTTGGACTACCCCGGTTCTACGCTTTTGGGTATCATGCGCATTCTGGTGGAAAAAGATTATCGCGAAAAAGTCGTAGTCAAAATCAAGGATCCAGTGGTGCGCAGTTTTTGGGTTAATGAGTATTCCAAATGGAATGAAAAAACTTTACAAGAGGTTATTTCGCCTATCCAGAATAAAGTCGGGCAATTTTTGTCTAATTTTTTGATTCGTAACATCGTCGGCCAGGTGACTTCCACCATTGATTTGCGCGAGATCATGGATAACAAGAAAATTTTGATTTTGAATCTGGCCAAAGGCAAGATCGGCGAAGATACCATGAAGCTTTTGGGTTCCATGATCGTGACCAAGTTATACTTGGCGGCCATGAGCCGAGTGGACATATTAGAGAAGGATCGCCCTGATTTTTATCTTTATGTGGACGAATTTCAGAACTTCGCTACGGAAAGTTTTGCTAATATTTTATCCGAAGCCAGAAAATACCGTCTTAATTTGATTGTAGCGCACCAATATATTGAGCAGTTGCCTGAAGAAGTGGCGGCGGCCGTATTCGGCAACGTGGGCACGTTGATTTGTTTTCGCGTCGGCGCGTCTGATGCCGAGAAGCTGGTATTGGAGTTTGCGCCGTTTTTTACTGAAGAGGACTTGGTCAACTTGCCGGCTTTCGCCGTTTATCTTAAATTGATGATTGACGGCGTCTCTTCCGATCCGTTTTCTGCTGCCACTCTGCCACCGCTATTTGAAGAATACCGCACTAACAATAGTGAGAAAGTGACTTATGTTTCCCGCGAGAGATATGCTAACCCGCGTTCTGTGGTGGAAGACAAGATTAATCGTTGGAGCTCCACTGATTTGAGCACCCGCATGGGCGACATTGCCGCTCATGCCGAAAAGGGCGATTTAAGAATGGGTGAAGTTGTGCCGATGAAGGAGCCGGTTGCCGGCCCGACAATTTCCTTGTCGGCTTTGGGCACCGGCACTTTGCCACCAACTCCGCCTCGGCCGATGGTGTGGCCAAGACGTGATGACCGTCCAATCAGACGTGATGACCGTTCTTTTAGCCGTGATGATAGGCAAGATAGTCGTCCGCCGCGACGTGATGATCGTTCTTTTAGCAGGCGCGACGATAGCTCGCCCAGGCGCGACGATCGCAGTGATCGCAGCTTGAGTGACGATGTCAAAACGGCAAGGTCGGAGAGTCGGCAGGAACAGTCTAATGATCGGCGTGTCAGTGAGTCACGAAACGTTTCTGATCGGCCGGAAAGAAGAGATCAGGGAGAGCGCCGTGAATTCGGCAAGTTTGATGCTAAATGCTCTATGTGTGGCAGTATGTTCAAGTTGAATTTCCAACCGGAGAAGGGCCGGCCGGTATATTGCAATGATTGTTTTAAGAAAGTCAAAGATGAACGGCGCAAGCCGGAGCCGGCGCGCGAACCGGCGATTAAGATGTTGGAGCAATTAGTACGCCATAAGGACGATGATGTTCCGCCTTTGAGCCTGTCTTCGTTGGAACCTCGCAAACCTTTGATTCCCCCGCCGGATTTAAGTGGGGGAGCGGATTCGCTTACTGTCGGCGCCGGTTTGCCGGATAATCCGCCGGCCGATGAAGAGGTGGAAGAAATTTACCAAACCAGACAGCAACGTTAA
- a CDS encoding rubrerythrin family protein: protein MSETIKNLAKAFIGESQARNRYTMYSKVAKKEGFEQIAEIFLITADNEREHAAKLFEEIQNLKKHSQEDLEAIKVEAEAPTTYGTTAENLKAAIAGENWEYVTMYPEFAAKAEEEGYDKIATRLKAIAIAEEHHEERYIKLLKQVEDGTIFKKGEEVWWVCRECGYVYFGKEAPKECPSCNHAQAFYQLKCEEY from the coding sequence ATGTCAGAGACCATAAAAAACCTGGCCAAGGCGTTCATCGGCGAGTCGCAGGCTAGAAACCGCTATACCATGTATAGCAAAGTCGCCAAAAAGGAAGGGTTTGAGCAGATCGCTGAAATATTTTTGATTACCGCGGATAATGAACGAGAGCATGCCGCCAAACTGTTTGAGGAAATCCAAAATTTGAAAAAGCATTCCCAAGAGGACTTGGAAGCGATTAAAGTTGAGGCCGAGGCGCCGACAACCTATGGTACGACCGCGGAAAACTTGAAAGCCGCCATTGCCGGCGAGAATTGGGAATATGTTACTATGTATCCGGAGTTTGCCGCCAAGGCTGAGGAGGAAGGTTATGATAAAATCGCGACTCGGTTAAAGGCTATCGCCATCGCTGAAGAACATCATGAGGAAAGATACATTAAACTATTGAAACAAGTGGAGGACGGCACTATATTCAAAAAAGGAGAAGAAGTTTGGTGGGTTTGTCGCGAGTGCGGTTATGTGTATTTCGGCAAAGAAGCGCCCAAGGAATGTCCGTCTTGTAACCATGCTCAGGCATTTTATCAATTAAAATGCGAAGAATACTAG